A genomic window from Cyprinus carpio isolate SPL01 chromosome A2, ASM1834038v1, whole genome shotgun sequence includes:
- the rxfp3.2a gene encoding relaxin-3 receptor 1, with translation MQGNSSALAPGLAACGPALDEGDALSNQITLHNLSLRCWLQLLSKESAPELYGDSSSMAMRVVIALVYLIVCALGLVGNLLALYLLQSRHRLKQSSINCFVMSLAVTDLQFVLTLPFWAVDTALDFRWPFGKVMCKIISSVTTMNMYASVFFLTAMSVARYCSLSSSLRIQSPKTASAEVKWASFGIWIVSVVATIPHAVYSTTAQVSDDELCLVRFSDSGNWDPQLLLGLYQTQKVLLGFVIPLVIICVCYLLLLRFVLRRRVSGIPGSDSERGRHKRRSKVTRSVTIVVLSFFLCWLPNQALTLWGVLIKFDLVPFSNAFYNAQAYAFPITVCLAHTNSCLNPVLYCLIRQEYRTGLKKLLFRATPSFRNLAKLVSRGKKVAEAPPGVSVVQMEIGM, from the coding sequence ATGCAGGGGAACAGCAGCGCGTTGGCACCGGGTTTAGCGGCTTGCGGTCCGGCACTGGACGAGGGCGATGCGCTGTCGAACCAGATCACTCTCCACAACCTGTCGCTCCGCTGCTGGCTGCAGCTGCTCTCTAAAGAGTCCGCGCCGGAGCTCTACGGCGACAGCTCGAGCATGGCCATGCGCGTCGTGATCGCGCTCGTCTACCTGATCGTGTGCGCACTGGGGCTCGTCGGGAACCTGCTGGCGCTTTACCTGCTCCAGTCGCGCCACAGACTCAAGCAGTCGTCCATCAACTGCTTCGTTATGAGTTTAGCCGTGACGGACCTGCAGTTCGTCCTGACTCTTCCGTTCTGGGCCGTGGACACCGCTTTAGACTTCAGATGGCCGTTTGGAAAGGTGATGTGCAAGATCATCAGCTCGGTCACCACTATGAACATGTACGCGAGCGTGTTCTTCTTGACAGCCATGAGCGTTGCGCGCTACTGCTCCCTGTCCTCATCCTTACGAATACAAAGTCCCAAAACGGCCTCGGCTGAGGTCAAGTGGGCCAGTTTTGGAATCTGGATCGTGTCCGTGGTGGCCACCATTCCTCACGCGGTTTACTCCACCACGGCGCAGGTGTCCGACGACGAGCTGTGCCTCGTCCGCTTCTCGGATTCCGGTAACTGGGACCCGCAGCTGCTTCTGGGTCTCTATCAAACCCAGAAGGTACTTCTGGGCTTCGTGATTCCGCTGGTCATCATCTGTGTTTGTTACCTTCTCCTGCTGCGCTTCGTTCTGCGGCGGCGCGTCAGTGGAATTCCTGGCTCGGACAGCGAGAGAGGGCGGCACAAGCGCCGTTCCAAAGTCACCAGATCGGTCACCATCGTGGTTCTTTCGTTCTTTCTGTGCTGGCTGCCCAACCAGGCGCTGACACTTTGGGGGGTACTTATTAAATTTGACCTGGTGCCATTCAGTAACGCGTTTTACAACGCGCAGGCCTACGCGTTCCCCATCACTGTGTGCCTTGCGCACACCAACAGCTGCCTGAACCCGGTGCTATACTGTCTGATCCGCCAGGAGTACCGGACCGGCCTCAAGAAACTGCTGTTTAGAGCCACTCCATCCTTTCGGAACCTGGCCAAGCTGGTGTCCCGGGGGAAGAAGGTGGCGGAGGCTCCGCCCGGAGTGTCCGTGGTGCAGATGGAGATCGGGATGTGA